From one Oceanimonas doudoroffii genomic stretch:
- a CDS encoding DUF3299 domain-containing protein, with amino-acid sequence MGLALLAGPALADDYQLTEWDDLIPLEEQLNPPPFPEVDHDDELAIPLQPVGKVVPALNGKKIRLPGFVVPLEGDSEKITQFFLVPYFGACIHVPPPPTNQIVYVNYPKGAKVDDLWDAVWVTGTLSTVSASHDIADAAYSLEGVTVEPYDL; translated from the coding sequence ATGGGGCTGGCACTGCTGGCCGGCCCCGCCCTGGCCGATGACTACCAGCTGACCGAGTGGGATGATCTGATCCCGCTGGAAGAGCAGCTGAACCCGCCCCCCTTTCCCGAGGTGGATCACGACGACGAACTCGCCATTCCCCTTCAGCCGGTGGGCAAGGTGGTGCCGGCACTCAATGGCAAAAAGATTCGGTTACCCGGTTTTGTGGTGCCGCTGGAAGGCGACAGCGAAAAGATCACCCAGTTCTTTCTGGTGCCCTATTTCGGCGCCTGCATTCATGTGCCGCCACCGCCCACCAACCAGATTGTCTACGTCAACTATCCCAAGGGCGCCAAAGTGGACGACCTGTGGGATGCGGTCTGGGTAACCGGCACCCTGAGCACGGTAAGTGCCAGCCATGACATTGCCGACGCCGCCTATTCGCTGGAAGGCGTCACCGTCGAACCCTACGATCTGTAA
- a CDS encoding ABC transporter permease, whose product MLSLAFKSLWSRRLTAGLTVLAIAISVLLLVGVNKVRTELKDSFARTISGTDLIVGARSGQINLLLYSVFRIGNPTNNISWESYQRIRQQKGVAWTVPLSLGDSHQGYRVLGTSEDYFRHYAYGRQQSLELANGRPFTDTFEAVIGAEVARQLGYQLGDELIIAHGAGNTSFSLHDDLPFTLVGILAPTGTPVDRTVHIRLDGLEAIHLGWQSGRQTQQLTPTEARQASLEPEALTAFLVGLENRVLAFGLQRSINNYRAEPLSAILPGAALHELWSMMSLAEQAIAFIALFVVVAGLLGMLTTLLAGLSARRRELAILRALGAGPRHLFALLTLEAALLTLLGIGLGLLILYGILLAAAPLLQAHYGLLLTPGLPTMDEWRLLAAIWGAGIITGLLPAAQAFRYSLNDGMSIKQ is encoded by the coding sequence ATGCTGAGCCTGGCCTTTAAAAGTTTGTGGTCACGCCGGCTGACCGCCGGCCTGACGGTGCTGGCCATTGCCATCAGCGTGCTGCTGCTGGTGGGCGTCAACAAGGTGCGCACCGAGCTGAAAGACAGCTTTGCCCGCACCATTTCGGGCACCGATCTGATCGTGGGCGCCCGCTCCGGGCAGATAAACCTGTTGCTGTATTCGGTGTTTCGCATCGGCAACCCCACCAACAACATCAGCTGGGAGTCCTACCAGCGCATTCGCCAGCAAAAGGGCGTGGCCTGGACGGTACCGCTGTCGTTGGGCGACTCCCACCAGGGTTACCGGGTGCTGGGAACCAGTGAAGACTATTTTCGTCATTACGCCTATGGCCGGCAGCAATCCCTTGAGCTCGCCAACGGACGCCCCTTTACCGACACCTTTGAGGCGGTGATCGGTGCCGAGGTGGCACGACAGCTCGGCTACCAACTGGGCGACGAGCTGATCATCGCCCACGGCGCCGGCAACACCTCGTTCAGCCTGCACGACGATCTGCCCTTTACCCTGGTGGGCATTCTCGCTCCCACCGGCACGCCGGTAGACAGAACCGTGCATATTCGCCTGGATGGGCTCGAAGCCATTCACCTGGGGTGGCAAAGTGGCCGCCAGACGCAACAACTGACCCCGACCGAGGCCCGCCAGGCCAGCCTTGAACCCGAAGCCCTCACCGCCTTTCTGGTGGGGCTGGAAAACCGGGTGCTGGCCTTTGGCCTGCAGCGCAGCATCAACAATTACCGGGCCGAGCCGCTGTCGGCCATTCTGCCCGGCGCCGCCCTGCATGAGTTGTGGAGCATGATGAGCCTGGCGGAGCAGGCCATTGCCTTTATTGCCCTGTTTGTGGTGGTGGCCGGCCTGCTGGGCATGCTCACCACCCTGCTGGCCGGGCTCTCTGCCCGGCGCCGGGAACTGGCCATTTTGCGCGCCCTGGGTGCCGGGCCACGACATCTGTTTGCCCTGCTCACCCTGGAGGCAGCCCTGCTTACCCTGCTTGGCATTGGCCTGGGACTGTTGATACTCTACGGCATTCTGCTGGCGGCCGCGCCCCTGCTGCAGGCCCATTACGGGCTGCTGCTGACGCCGGGGCTGCCAACCATGGATGAGTGGCGCCTGCTGGCGGCCATCTGGGGAGCGGGCATAATTACCGGCCTGCTGCCGGCGGCCCAGGCCTTTCGCTATTCCCTTAACGACGGTATGAGTATCAAGCAGTGA
- a CDS encoding ABC transporter ATP-binding protein — MTPLIAIRNLYFAWPGQPALLNIGELTLAPGERLFIKGPSGSGKSTLLGLLAGIHAAPRGSLHILEQDLGALSAHKRDRFRADHLGYIFQQFNLLPFLSVVENVTAALTFSRYKRRRLTAPAEQEAKRLLAALQLPDALWQQPVHQLSIGQQQRVAAARALIGRPELVIADEPTSALDADSRAAFMALLFAECDHQGSGLVFVSHDTGLEPLFSRVESLKALNGATSC; from the coding sequence ATGACTCCGTTGATCGCCATTCGCAATCTGTATTTCGCCTGGCCCGGCCAGCCCGCCCTGCTCAATATTGGCGAGCTGACCCTGGCGCCGGGCGAACGGCTCTTTATCAAGGGCCCAAGCGGCAGCGGCAAGAGCACCCTGCTTGGCCTGCTGGCGGGCATTCACGCCGCCCCCCGCGGATCGCTGCACATTCTCGAGCAGGATCTGGGTGCCCTGTCGGCACACAAGCGGGACCGTTTTCGGGCCGATCACCTGGGTTATATCTTTCAGCAGTTCAACCTGCTGCCCTTTCTCTCTGTAGTGGAAAACGTGACCGCCGCGCTGACCTTTTCACGGTACAAGCGCCGGCGGCTGACCGCCCCCGCCGAGCAGGAAGCCAAACGCCTGCTCGCGGCCCTGCAACTGCCCGACGCGCTGTGGCAACAGCCGGTGCATCAGCTCAGCATCGGCCAGCAGCAGCGGGTGGCCGCCGCCCGGGCCCTGATCGGTCGCCCCGAGCTGGTCATTGCCGATGAGCCCACCTCGGCGCTGGACGCCGACAGTCGCGCCGCCTTTATGGCGCTGCTGTTTGCCGAATGCGACCATCAGGGCAGCGGCCTGGTGTTTGTCAGCCACGATACCGGCCTGGAGCCGTTGTTTTCCCGAGTGGAATCCCTCAAGGCACTGAACGGAGCAACCTCATGCTGA
- a CDS encoding DUF2796 domain-containing protein, with protein sequence MNLKPLAVAVLPLTLAANTQLGVHEHGFGQLNLAQDRNHLVLELFAPAADIVGFEHNPTTSEDKAAFDHAINKARDGAALFSLTPTAGCTLTDVAHANGDEHHHDDHADHADHADHADHADHDGEHKHHHDDEHDHHHDDKHDHDDEHDGEHGHKDISLSYHYQCSQPDALSGIEVSLFEQFPSFTRIELQGILPTGQVAATLTPDQAQASW encoded by the coding sequence ATGAATCTTAAACCCCTGGCCGTTGCCGTACTGCCCCTTACCCTGGCCGCCAACACCCAGCTGGGTGTGCACGAGCATGGCTTTGGCCAACTCAACCTGGCTCAGGACCGCAATCACCTGGTGCTGGAGCTGTTTGCCCCCGCCGCCGACATTGTGGGTTTTGAACATAATCCCACTACCAGCGAAGACAAGGCCGCCTTTGATCACGCCATAAACAAGGCCCGGGATGGCGCCGCGCTGTTCAGCCTGACCCCCACCGCCGGCTGCACCCTGACCGACGTCGCCCATGCCAACGGCGATGAACACCACCACGACGACCATGCCGACCATGCCGACCATGCCGACCATGCCGACCATGCCGACCATGATGGCGAACACAAGCATCACCATGATGATGAGCATGACCATCATCACGATGACAAACACGACCATGATGATGAACATGATGGCGAACATGGCCACAAGGACATCAGCCTGAGTTATCACTACCAGTGCAGCCAGCCCGATGCGCTGTCCGGCATCGAGGTAAGCCTGTTTGAACAGTTCCCCAGCTTTACCCGCATTGAGCTGCAGGGCATTCTGCCAACCGGTCAGGTGGCCGCCACCCTGACCCCGGACCAAGCCCAGGCCAGCTGGTAA
- a CDS encoding LysR family transcriptional regulator, which translates to MDPRWLRQFAAVAHTGNITRAAEQLHLAQPAVTMTIKKLEHQLGLTLFERRQGRLHLTTEGERLHEHAERILGALALAEQDMTALHDLNAGEVTIGIPSMLGTFYFPPLLMAFKHRYAGLNIVVEEAGTQSLQAKLLTGRLGLGIALTADLPAGLCSQPLLREEMVAVVAKDHPFARRQRLALDDFLQEELALFHHGFHHREYIDDMARQRNIRPRIGFESNLIPLLKAVVRQGFAVTSFLRMAVENDDDLVPISFETPYFLDLCLAWPAERQLSRAEQAFIDFMREQPAHLYSQGEDSL; encoded by the coding sequence ATTGATCCGCGCTGGTTGCGTCAGTTTGCCGCCGTGGCCCACACCGGCAACATCACGCGGGCCGCCGAGCAGCTGCACCTGGCTCAGCCGGCGGTCACCATGACCATCAAGAAGCTGGAGCACCAGCTGGGACTGACCCTGTTTGAACGCCGTCAGGGCCGGCTTCACCTCACCACCGAAGGCGAGCGCCTGCACGAGCATGCCGAGCGTATTCTGGGCGCCCTGGCACTGGCCGAGCAGGATATGACGGCGCTGCATGATCTCAACGCCGGTGAAGTGACCATTGGCATTCCCAGCATGCTGGGCACGTTTTATTTTCCACCACTGCTAATGGCCTTTAAGCATCGCTATGCGGGGCTGAACATTGTGGTTGAAGAAGCCGGCACCCAGAGCCTGCAGGCAAAGTTGCTGACCGGTCGGCTCGGGCTCGGTATTGCGCTGACGGCAGATCTGCCCGCCGGCCTGTGCAGCCAGCCCCTGCTGCGGGAAGAAATGGTGGCGGTGGTGGCGAAGGATCACCCCTTTGCCCGGCGCCAACGCCTTGCCCTCGATGATTTTTTGCAGGAGGAGCTGGCGTTGTTTCATCACGGCTTTCACCACCGGGAATACATTGACGACATGGCCCGACAGCGCAATATTCGGCCACGCATCGGCTTTGAGAGCAACCTGATCCCCCTGCTCAAGGCGGTGGTGCGACAGGGCTTTGCGGTGACCTCGTTTTTGCGCATGGCGGTGGAAAACGACGATGATCTGGTGCCCATCTCCTTTGAAACGCCCTATTTTCTCGACCTGTGTCTGGCCTGGCCCGCCGAGCGGCAACTGTCCCGGGCCGAGCAGGCCTTTATCGACTTTATGCGCGAGCAGCCCGCGCACCTTTACAGCCAAGGCGAAGATTCGTTATAA
- a CDS encoding MFS transporter: protein MTDLNTTLWWRATLALGLGSVLVFVNLYVAQPLLPWLARDFSLSALGAGWALSASTLGLAAGLLFWARIADRLGRRRVMLGTLLVALLLGLSLAWAPGFVSLVLLRGLQGFFLAGLPATAVAYMGEEFTPRALVTSIGIYIAANSLGGIAGRVFGGLVAELAGHWQASFLLLSGISLLLWGLLPRLLPPSRCFVPAPKGQGSAALLAHVRNPLLWPVYLVGGLNFMVFLNQYTYVAFHLSAPPIALAPAALGLLFLTYLTGTLASGVSGVLVRRFGLCNTLLGAIGIMALGSLGLLSERLPVIIASLLIDSFAFFLSHACASSWVGRSVTQDRALASSLYLVFYYAGASLGGLYLYPFWLAAGLPGVTLGLIAVMTVTGALAWRLRGHERREMASTLQ, encoded by the coding sequence ATGACCGATCTGAATACCACCCTCTGGTGGCGCGCCACCCTGGCCCTGGGACTGGGCTCGGTGCTGGTGTTCGTCAACCTCTACGTGGCCCAGCCATTGCTGCCCTGGCTGGCGCGGGACTTTTCGCTGTCGGCGCTGGGGGCTGGCTGGGCACTGTCGGCGTCTACCCTGGGACTGGCGGCAGGCCTGTTGTTCTGGGCGCGCATCGCCGACCGCCTGGGTCGCCGTCGCGTGATGCTGGGTACCCTGCTAGTGGCCCTGTTGCTGGGGTTGAGCCTGGCCTGGGCGCCGGGATTTGTCAGCCTGGTGTTGTTGCGTGGATTGCAGGGATTTTTTCTGGCGGGCCTGCCGGCCACGGCGGTGGCCTACATGGGGGAAGAATTTACCCCCAGGGCGCTGGTGACCAGCATTGGCATTTACATTGCCGCCAACTCCCTCGGCGGCATTGCCGGGCGGGTGTTTGGCGGGCTGGTGGCCGAGCTGGCCGGGCACTGGCAGGCCAGCTTTTTGTTGCTGAGCGGCATCAGCCTGCTGTTGTGGGGACTGTTGCCCCGGCTGTTGCCCCCGTCCCGTTGCTTTGTGCCGGCACCAAAGGGGCAGGGTAGTGCCGCCCTGCTGGCGCATGTGCGAAACCCCCTGCTGTGGCCGGTATATCTGGTGGGCGGGCTCAATTTTATGGTGTTCCTCAATCAGTACACCTATGTGGCCTTTCACTTGTCGGCACCGCCCATTGCCCTGGCGCCGGCGGCCCTGGGGTTGCTGTTTCTGACCTACCTGACCGGCACCCTGGCGTCCGGCGTAAGCGGTGTTCTGGTTCGCAGGTTTGGTTTGTGCAATACCCTGCTGGGGGCCATCGGCATCATGGCGCTGGGCAGCCTGGGCCTGCTCAGCGAACGGTTGCCGGTGATCATCGCTTCGCTGCTGATAGACAGCTTTGCCTTTTTCCTGTCTCATGCCTGTGCCAGCAGCTGGGTAGGGCGCAGCGTGACTCAGGACAGGGCGCTGGCATCCTCCCTTTATCTGGTGTTTTACTACGCCGGTGCCAGCCTGGGCGGTCTTTATCTCTATCCCTTTTGGCTGGCGGCGGGCTTGCCCGGCGTCACCCTTGGCCTGATTGCGGTCATGACGGTGACCGGCGCCCTGGCCTGGCGGCTGAGGGGCCATGAACGGCGAGAGATGGCCAGTACGCTTCAGTAG
- a CDS encoding VOC family protein: MPSLHALLGNTDAFFAELANGLADHGLPATLGPMDHLCYRAASNDEYISLKDGLSAHGQVLVEGMIGGRPIITYALHRPLASPFGPVPCLELAAPKAGKRHSTGLEHGEIVVPSLTALLETYPQVPFEQKGLPDELTLSLPPLQVKFHRRSLADTIAHEITNGLVVPVPSGYFQRQTHKG; encoded by the coding sequence ATGCCTTCCCTCCATGCCCTGCTGGGCAATACCGACGCCTTCTTTGCCGAGCTGGCCAACGGCCTGGCCGACCATGGCCTGCCCGCAACCCTGGGCCCCATGGATCACCTCTGCTACCGCGCCGCCAGCAATGACGAATATATCAGTCTGAAAGACGGGTTATCGGCCCATGGCCAAGTGCTGGTGGAAGGCATGATCGGCGGTCGGCCCATTATCACCTATGCCCTGCACCGGCCGCTGGCCAGCCCCTTTGGCCCCGTACCCTGCCTGGAGCTGGCCGCCCCCAAAGCGGGTAAACGCCACTCAACCGGACTGGAACACGGGGAAATCGTGGTGCCCAGCCTCACCGCCCTGCTTGAAACCTACCCGCAGGTGCCCTTTGAGCAAAAGGGCCTGCCCGATGAGCTCACCCTTTCCCTGCCTCCGTTGCAGGTTAAGTTTCACCGCCGGTCTCTGGCCGACACCATTGCCCATGAAATAACCAACGGGCTGGTAGTGCCCGTGCCGAGTGGATATTTTCAGCGGCAGACGCATAAAGGGTGA
- a CDS encoding DNA repair ATPase — MILTLVLITIGALLFLVIVYNILQQYRQKQTAEKRSLLLRNSQIISETEELLLNAGQLPFSRALVLLLYQRIHHCLRAMAEADPGNAQYQARLNSVRQQLTEAKENYPPVQGSFKQPDSDQQALHMLKLVKRLRHVVRLEHNRGKVGTQAFVLEDRRLELLQLKINLSNLLKRIRMAIGNRETALARQMLEKGQKILRDLPDKDEQLMQVEETLQEWLRDLDTKQLQAVQQKEEQENEKSELDMLFEPKRKW; from the coding sequence ATGATCCTGACTCTGGTACTGATAACCATAGGCGCCCTGCTGTTTCTTGTGATCGTGTACAACATACTGCAGCAATACCGCCAGAAGCAGACGGCGGAAAAGCGCAGCCTGCTGCTGCGAAACAGCCAGATTATCAGTGAAACCGAGGAGCTGTTGCTCAATGCCGGCCAGCTGCCCTTCAGCCGGGCCCTGGTTCTGTTGTTGTACCAGCGCATCCACCATTGCCTGCGCGCCATGGCCGAGGCCGACCCGGGCAACGCCCAGTATCAGGCCCGCCTGAACAGCGTGCGCCAGCAGCTGACCGAGGCAAAGGAGAATTACCCGCCGGTGCAGGGCTCTTTCAAGCAGCCCGACTCGGATCAGCAGGCCCTGCACATGCTCAAACTGGTCAAGCGCCTGCGCCACGTGGTGAGGCTGGAGCACAACAGGGGCAAGGTAGGCACCCAGGCCTTTGTGCTGGAAGACCGCCGGCTGGAACTGCTGCAACTCAAGATTAACCTCTCCAACCTGCTCAAACGCATTCGCATGGCCATCGGCAATCGCGAGACCGCCCTCGCCCGGCAGATGCTGGAAAAGGGTCAGAAGATACTGCGGGATCTGCCCGACAAGGACGAACAGCTGATGCAGGTAGAAGAAACCCTGCAGGAATGGCTGAGGGATCTCGACACCAAACAACTCCAGGCGGTTCAGCAAAAGGAAGAGCAGGAAAACGAAAAGTCCGAGCTCGACATGCTGTTTGAGCCCAAACGCAAATGGTAA
- the cysB gene encoding HTH-type transcriptional regulator CysB: MKLQQLRYIVEVANHNLNVSATAESLYTSQPGISKQVRMLEDELGIQVFERSGKHLTQITPAGRDIIRIAGEILGKVESIKAVASQHTHPDQGSLNISTTHTQARYALPEVIKGFIERYPRVSLHMHQGTPVQISESVSKGSSDFAIATEAMHLYQDLIMLPCYHWNRCILVPKDHPLATISKPSIADIAGFPLVTYVFGFTGRSQLDVAFNRAGYEPRVVFTATDADVIKTYVRLGIGIGVLASMAVDPKEDSDLVAIDAGHLFAPSTTKIGFRKGTFLRSYMYDFMERFAPHLTRERVDKAITLKSPDDIEKLFEDVELPMR, from the coding sequence ATGAAACTTCAGCAGTTGCGCTACATCGTCGAAGTTGCCAACCATAATCTCAATGTTTCCGCCACCGCCGAGAGCCTTTACACCTCCCAGCCCGGTATCAGCAAGCAGGTGCGCATGCTTGAAGACGAGCTGGGCATTCAGGTATTTGAACGCAGCGGCAAGCACCTGACCCAAATCACCCCGGCCGGTCGTGATATTATTCGTATCGCCGGCGAGATCCTCGGCAAGGTGGAAAGCATCAAGGCCGTGGCCAGCCAGCACACCCACCCGGATCAGGGCTCGCTCAATATTTCCACCACCCATACCCAGGCCCGTTATGCCCTGCCCGAGGTGATCAAGGGCTTTATTGAACGCTACCCCAGGGTGTCGCTGCACATGCATCAGGGCACACCGGTGCAGATCAGCGAGTCGGTGTCCAAGGGCTCCTCCGACTTTGCCATCGCCACCGAGGCCATGCATTTGTATCAGGACTTGATCATGCTGCCCTGTTACCACTGGAACCGCTGCATTCTGGTGCCCAAGGATCATCCCCTGGCCACCATCAGCAAGCCCAGTATCGCCGACATTGCCGGCTTTCCGCTGGTAACCTATGTGTTTGGTTTTACCGGTCGTTCCCAGCTCGATGTGGCCTTTAATCGGGCCGGCTACGAGCCGCGGGTAGTGTTTACCGCCACCGACGCCGATGTGATCAAGACCTATGTGCGCCTGGGGATTGGCATCGGCGTGCTCGCCAGCATGGCGGTAGATCCGAAGGAAGACAGCGATCTGGTGGCCATCGACGCCGGTCACCTGTTCGCCCCCAGCACCACCAAAATCGGTTTTCGCAAGGGCACCTTCCTGCGCAGCTACATGTACGACTTTATGGAACGCTTTGCTCCCCACCTGACCCGGGAGCGGGTCGACAAGGCCATTACCCTGAAATCCCCCGACGACATCGAAAAGCTGTTTGAGGATGTCGAACTGCCCATGCGCTGA